In Molothrus aeneus isolate 106 chromosome 4, BPBGC_Maene_1.0, whole genome shotgun sequence, the following are encoded in one genomic region:
- the PRKG2 gene encoding cGMP-dependent protein kinase 2 isoform X2, translated as MAFAMKCIKKKHVVDTKQQEHIYSEKKILEQICSPFVVKLYRTFKDNKYVYMLLEACLGGELWSLLRDRGSFDEFTTKFCVGCVTEAFDYLHQIGIIYRDLKPENLILDAEGYIKLVDFGFAKKIGSGQKTWTFCGTPEYVAPEVILSKGHDFSVDFWSLGILVYELLTGSPPFSGADQMMTYNLILKGIEKLDFPKAITRRPEDLIRRLCRQNPTERLGNLRNGINDIKKHRWLSGFNWDSLKMRKLTSPLKRELSGPTDYSYFDSYPPEVGSPPDELSGWDKDF; from the exons ATGGCTTTTGCTATGAAATGCATAAAGAAGAAACATGTAGTGGACACCAAACAGCAAGAGCATATCTATTCTGAGAAGAAAATCCTCGAGCAGATATGTTCTCCATTTGTTGTGAA GCTGTATCGCACATTCAAGGATAACAAATACGTGTACATGCTCCTGGAGGCTTGCCTTGGAGGGGAATTGTGGAGTTTGCTGAGGGACAG AGGCAGCTTTGATGAATTCACCACCAAGTTTTGTGTTGGGTGTGTGACAGAGGCTTTTGACTATCTGCATCAAATAGGAATTATCTACAGAGACCTGAAgccagaaaatttaattttggatgCTGAAGGATATATAAAACTG GTTGATTTTGGATTTGCAAAGAAGATTGGATCAGGGCAGAAAACCTGGACATTCTGTGGAACCCCTGAGTATGTTGCCCCTGAAGTCATTCTGAGTAAAGGCCATGACTTCAGCGTGGATTTTTGGTCCCTTGGGATTCTTGTGTATGAGCTCCTCACTGGCAG cCCACCATTCTCTGGGGCTGATCAGATGATGACATACAATTTGATTCTCAAAGGCATTGAAAAGCTGGATTTTCCTAAAGCAATAACAAGGCGACCTGAGGATTTGATCCGCAGGCTCTGCAG acaaaACCCTACAGAAAGATTAGGCAATTTGAGGAATGGAATAAATGACATCAAGAAGCACAG GTGGTTGAGTGGTTTTAACTGGGATAGtctgaaaatgaggaaattgACATCGCCTTTAAAAAGAGAG CTGTCTGGACCAACTGATTACAGCTACTTTGACAGCTATCCACCTGAAGTGGGAAGCCCTCCAGATGAACTCTCAGGCTGGGACAAGGATTTCTGA